One Aegilops tauschii subsp. strangulata cultivar AL8/78 chromosome 2, Aet v6.0, whole genome shotgun sequence genomic window, aggactagggagtcctagtaggactccacacttggtgcgccccctcctagggccggcctcctcctcccttgctcctttatatacgggggcaggggggcaccccagagacacaacaattgatccttgagatcttttagccgtgtgcggtgcccccctccaccaaattacacctcgataatatcattgcggagcttagacgaagccctgcgtcggtagaacatcatcatcgtcaccacgccgtcgtgctgacgaaactctccctcaacactcggctggatcggagttcgagggacgtcatcgagctgaacgtgtgtagaactcggaggtgccgtgcgttcggtacttgattggtcggatcgtgaagacgtacgactacatcaaccgcgttgtgataacgcttccgctgtcggtctacgagggtacgtggacaacactctcccctctcgttgctatgcatcaccatgatcttgcgtgtgcgtaggaattttttttgaaattactacgttccccaacacaaacttgccaagtgccatctttgtgatcactagtcgtccaatccctagtttgttaggttttcgtatcctctgcttcttcGGCTTGTGATTTTCGGTAGCGGCATTGgcgccggtaccttccccgccggtctcggtgccgccatcggtctcggggccgccatcggtgccggcgccgtcggtgtcgatgtcggcgtcagtaccatcatcgaggccgaccTACAAACCTTGCTTAGCAGTCAAATAgtcgaggtactcttgttcaccctcataatccatctcgtctgcatcttggtcagatggcccagtttcttcgttgttcgacatgtttcctatgattaagtctcctcgtttaattctaaaagtatgaaaaaaaaatgaaaaatgacataaaaaagaaatctatgtttgcccgaatgtcgtttcccagcaactcccagcactcgatatgcctactatctagcacaaatcatgccaaaattcacggaaaacttcggcatgacctttgctaaaaaatggacatatcgagcgcctgaaattcaccggaacggaaatgaatcaacattccggcataacataggccactcggatcatctaccctgcacataatcatcattttccaaatatgacatgtccaaaacatcacatgtccaaattccaaacatgacatgtccaaaacatgacatgtccacatatcacatgtccaGTTCAAATTCGCATATAAATTCAGCCTACCTAAATTTGCTTTAACAAGGGATGTTGATTTGGACAATTGCTTAAATGCTGCCTTTTCTTTTAACTACAATTGCTTAACCCTAAATTTCTGTCCTATTTtaaaacctagctaaattcataactaaatagataacctaattaacctactgccctaactaaaacctaagtaaattaaccgaagaaccctagctagcagagagaggaggagcgctggggggcttacagagggtGCAGGGGCGAGGAGGCAGGCCCGACGACGACCGAGGTTGGGAGGGAAGGAAGTAGAGGGAGGCATGGTGCGTCGGGGTCGGGCGAGCGCCGGGGTCGGAGCCGAGgccggggtcgggggcgagcgccggGGCGCGGCGAGGGCAGGGTCCCGGCGGTGTGACGGGGAAGAGAGAGTGGGGATTTGGGGGGAAAAGAGGCGGGATGAAGCAGAGAGAGTGAGGATTTTGGGTTAAGtggacgtagcagtagcgcgtttagagcaaacgcgctactactattacagGCAGCTATAGTGGTTTTATACGAAAACCGCTACTGCTATCTTGACTAGCTGTAGCTCTTTTTCAGTAAAGTGCTACTGCTATAACCagtttccctttttcttttcctttattttctctcacttttctttttttccgagagcagtgaacgaagggaaggcgatatatattgcatcatttgatggttaaatatgtatacaaaataggaacatatatattacatcattggacCCCATGCGTaataatggctaagtgtgtatacaaaataggaacatatatataaatatatatattacatcatttgaccgataacatacggttcctcagcgttgacgttttcgtttttgagtcagcttctttcccttcttgttcgttgaagaataattgagcccctcattgtgactttgccttttccatggagtacgatttttcttaggtaatgtagtattgattcttgttTTGACAtatacttcatcatcatcgtcatcttccctcattgggttgccgtactgatcgtagtcttcctcattggcgactccatccattctaatgatgttccttttgcctctcctcacgacaacacgtcTGGGATTGCacgggtcggttatgaagaagcattgtgtcacgtgcttagcgtgtacacatggctcgttttttgcgatagcgttcacggtagtgctcttggcgtcgggtatagtcatggtagtgaaattccggttttctctttcgacattcttagcccatctgacacggaacatcgtcgtgttgtgcagtccagcgtagtcaagctcccagatctcctcgacccttccataaaatctttcagttgcgctgttgtcgctgccggtcatgcattccatcgtcacccctgagttctgataatcactgtccatatctttggcctccgtgtagaacgtgtatccattgaTATTGTATGTCTGATAGGTTAcgaggttgggcgaggggccatgtgctaaggcgtatatgagcaatccgtccttagagccctcctccgggggattagcaataatatgctctttgaaccaatgcaggaaagtggagttgtgctctctagtaacttcggcgtccgtcttgcataccccccggtcacgatacttctttgcgataatttctttgtgcagtgccacaaaaggatctacctcgtctaggtgttgtagcactaccaagtttgctctgtcaaagtcgctgcatcgatctgagtatgccacgtgcagttccctgcgaccgttggcgtgaccttctccttcgagcctcccatcgtgcttgttaacAGGCAAACCAACACTAACACCAGGCGGCTGTAGGTCTGCGTcatatagaaaattctcgcagaaagagatgcactcttatgtcagatagccctggacgatgcttccatccggacgggacatgttacgaacgaatcctttgatgatcccattcatcctctcaaacggcatcatgttgtgcacaaatgacggccccaggtctattatgtcgtccacaatatggacacacagatgcaccatcacgtcaaagaacgcgggcgggaagtacatctcaagctcattcagtatcacaacaatctcttcctgtagccttcggagctacttcagactgatcgactttcgagagatgacgtcgaaaaagttgcagagaccaataagcgtgtcacggacgtgcattatccctctaagggcaacaggtagtatctgcgtcatcatcacatgacagtcatgggacttcatcccgctgaaccttttcttgtccgtgtctagatatttgcttatcttgccacagtaaccggaactaactttgactctggtaaggcacttaaagaattgaccgatctcagcctgacttaaggtgaagcaagaaggggggcaataatcctctttctttattttcttgcccCTCTTCTCCCGTGCCTctgtctccgtctctgtctcgtctgacattttacggggcggcatgtgcagatcttccctgattttcaaatcttgcaagtcttttcttgccttcggcccatccttggtcttatccggcatgttcattagtgtcgcgagcaagctctcaaggacattcttacatatatgcatttgatcaaggcaatcaggtgtatcgagtttgtgctagtactccaagtcccagaacacagacctcgtcttccataccttcagcagcggctccggcgcctttttcatcgtctttcccaacacggggcactccttccagtttttcaacagctcatcgatttcggcaccgctccgcttacgtggaggtcctcgatgctcagtgtgaccattgaatagatctccacggtttctccacgggtcgtcctgttcgagccatcttcgatgccccatgtacacgattttcccagacccgTCATCTTTCCTTGAAGTTAGCTACTGAGacgtcgtatcatccatgcaccgcgtgcatccgcaatatccatggcacacccggcctgcgacatatccgtaaccaagatagtcgtgcaccatcgtgatcagcgcggctctcatgtagaaatactcgcctttgctggcgtcccatgtcttggccggtgttttccataacgtgtctaactcctcttgaagtagccccagatacaaattaatattatttcctggttgtttcggcccttgaataagcatgctcatgtcaatgtacttcgacttcatgcacaaccaggggggaggttgtacatccatacaaacacgggccatgtgctatggttggtgttctggttgccaaacggattcatgccatcggtacacgcgccgagtacgatgttccttgcatcacattcgaaataccgatagaagttgttcaacgctctccactggcttccatccttgacgtgtctcagcttcggatcatctccatcgtcgggcttcttcctctccgcgtgccagcgcattagctttgcttccttgggatctacaaaataccgctggagacagggagtgatcggtaagtaccatacaactttctggggacatttctttccggccttcttgtatcgagaagcattgcacaccggacagcttgttttttccgcgtgctccttctgataaattatgcaatcattgatgcatgcatggtatctaacgtgcggtagatcaagagggcacacgatcttcttggcctcatcaacactagtaggacatagattccccgcaggaagaacatcctttaggtacttgagatgctcatcgaggctagtgtcggtccatttgtttttagccttcgtcttcaagagttggagcgtgaaactcaagcgggtcacctcaggattgcaaccatcatacaattgagtgttcgagtctaccaccagttgctctagcttagcctcctctctagaagcagctctctcagaACTCGTCTCCTTGCAaagcagtgcttgaacatgagggtcccgcacgattgaacttagtaccgacgaactctgctgcgtggagtccacgtcgttctctccgccgccatgtccggccccttctcctccgccatgtccggccccttctccgccgccatgtccggcctcttccccaccgccattatcgatcatctcttcgtcttgccccgtGTCATCATTGCCTGCCCTgtcggcgtcctcaacatcgtcatcctcatcttcaattatccaccgagtatagccatccatgaaaccagccatgagcaggtgcgcttcgacacgaccatcgtcataggggtcgagccaaactattcctttgcattttcgacacggacataaaacctctgtcaagttattttctttcatgtcctgcaccgccgaccgcaaccacctgtccaccatcgttccactgaccatcatgaacgtctgcacggtaataataaacaaattgattataaaaatgcgtgcatgcatcaaagtcatacaaaaattcggcatgaccttccctaaaaataggacatatatagatctagagtttgcccggaattcgccgaaacggaaataaatcgacattttggcaaaacataggcaactcaaaagcacaaggcgtcaactcatgccacacacacaatttccatcatattgcccaattatcatatcacacacacatacacatatttccattttgcaaaagcatgaaattttaatcacctctatctcgagatcgagcacacggtggagatgatgatgtagggagatcaaaagtgcacaaagctcttcttgacaaagatagatctaattagggggcaaataggtcacttgactaaatgctacatctacctagctagctaatttgggagtagacaacttcaactagtggaggggaaggaaaaagataaaggagatgcattaatggaggtggtgtagttagctaggagtaatgaagagagagaaaggtaggtagaagagggagagtaatggggggagaagtcttgaggaagaagaagagtgagagagggaggatgtgggaggtaggggaaagggaggagaggagatgggggaggggaGGACGGGTGGGGAAAGGTGGTGGGGTACTGcgccttagcagtagcgcgggtggaaaagcgcgctactgctaagggtgtagcagcagcgtgcttttctcacacacgctactgctaaacgGGCCAACCGTGTGGACAATTTCAAAATTAGCAGCAGCGACGTGACTAAAAAGCGCGCTGCCACTAttgctttagcagtagcgcgcatcATGCCACCGCGCTGCTGGTAAACTTAGGTTGTTGGGTACTGTCGGTACATTTTTGTAGCAGCGCGGTTTATCcatcacgcgctactgctaaattttCATCAGCAGCGCGCTTTTCCTAACATCGCTACTGCTAATTTAGCTAAGTGTTACTACTTCTTCATCTTGTCTTTGTGTCGTGCCTCTTTTTGTGTCGtcctgctgctaagattctgtgtataaggttttcctagtagtgcctaGGTGCATAAAAATTCAGCTAAGTGTTACTACTTCTTCATCTTGTCTTTGTTCTTCTTCTACTTCTACTTATCCTTCTTGTTGTACTTGTTCTTCTTCTACTTCAACTTGTTCTTCTTATTCTTGTTCTTGTTCTACttctacttctacttcttcttgtACTTGTTCTTCTTCTACTTGTTCTACTTGTTCTTATTTCTCTTAAAATTAACTGAAAAGATTTCATTTAGATTTAATTAATGCAAAAGATTCATTTAGTTTTAACTAAACAATATTTATACAAACAATATCATTGTGCAGAAGAACAGTGGATCATTTAGTTGTATTGAAAAGATTAAACTAAACAGTATTTATACTCCCCTTTCAATTAAATACACAGCAAAAGATTCATTTAAATACACCGTACTGATAAAATTCATTTGGTTGTACTGGAGTAAAAAGGTTTCATTTAACTTAAAAGATTTAGAGAAGAGCAACCATGAGTACACTACTGCACAACTTAACTGAATTTTTCTTACCCCAATAATACTGCTACACTTGCTACTCTAGTATTGTACTTCATGTGCAAAAGTAATGGTAGCTACTGATGCTACTCCAAAAATGCATGCACTCCACAGCAAGCACACAATCTTTGAGTAGGAAACTGAATATCTAAATACTCCAGCAACAAATACTGTTAACACTAATATGCCAGCAGCAGAAAATGCAATTTTGGAGTGTTAACAAATGTTCAATAATTTCTTTGATAGTAATTCAGTTTACACTGATTTAGTGTTAACACAAATACTGAACATTTGGAGCAGCTATTTAGTGAACAAATATTGAACATTTGGAGCAGCCATTTACTGAACAAATACTGAACATTTGGAGCCGCCATTTACTGAACAAATACTGAACATTTGGAGCAGCCATTTACTGAACACTGATTTAGTGTTTACTCGCCTGACAAGATAGCAAACAGCAAATCATCTGGCTTGCTCAGGCAAAGTTCAGTATAATAAGAAAATCATCTGGCTTTGTATCTGCACTTTTGTGGTGATGCAGAGATAATCTCAGTGCATCTACTACAAACAAAATTCAGTGCATCAACTCCATGTACTCCTCGAGTACTCTTTCTGTGAAATTCAATGCATCCACTTGAAACAAAATTCAGTAAATTTCCAGCAACTACTCCTACTGCAAACAACATTGAGTGAATTAAGCATGCAAAGATACCTGTCACAGCATGATTCAAATTGATGGATTCAGTTACATTGATGGATTCAGAGTACTACTGTCGGCACTCCCTGTTTCTTGGCTTGCCGAAGAAAGAAAGCAAGCAGCCAACCAAATTTAGAGGAGGGGCTCGCAAGCAAGCAAGCAGGCCAAGAGAGCAAAGGAGGGGCGTACCATCAGCTATGTGGGAGCCGGGCGAGGTAGCGCTTGCTGAGACGGTGGATGGAGATGCCGAGGTCGCCGAGTGCGTGGGCGTTCTGGTTTCTTGGCCTGCCGAAGCAGCTGGAGATGGGCCACGACGGTGCATGTTTCCAGCTGGACGAGAGCGACGTCGTGTGGTCGGTAGGCGGCAACGGTGGGGACGTGGACGGGTGGTCGGCCACGCCGTGCCGCAGAGCTTCGAGCTGTCGTCGCTCCTTGCGAAGGGTGGCGGCATCAGGGAGCAGTCGTCACCCTGGTCATGCCTGTGAGGAAGAGGAAACCACATCAGGgaaggaaagaaaagaagaagaagaggagagggcGCGGATCGAGCAGGGAAGAGTGGTGTACCACAGCTGCTGGCATTGCAACTCGAGCCGTCGCGCTCCGGATCCACCTGCCGGAGAGTGAAATTGAGGTCTTGTAAGGGGCGACAGCGACAGGGCCAACAGAAAGGTGGCGACGACGCGAGAGGGAGAGGCATCGGCGACGCGTGCCaaggagaggcggcggcggcgacgacgcgAGAGGGAGAGGCATCGGCGACGCGTGCCaaggagaggcggcggcggcgacgagatAGGGATTCGGCTGAGCGAGCCAGAGAGTGGGTGAGTGAGAGAGGTGGGAGGGTAGTTTAGAAAATAACAAAAAATATTGTGCATGACGAATTTTGTATTGGAAACTCCCAGCGATAAATATTACGATACAAAGGAAGTATGTGTCATGCAGGACAATAAATAAAATCAGGGCTAGCCCTGACATCTTAGAGGCCCTAGTGCGAACTGCATATAATAGGCCCATACACTACAATAGACCTAAAAATTACTTCCACTCATATACATTGTATACCATGAGAAGTTGTTATATTGCCTCAAGAAAAAAAAATAAGAAGTTGTTATAAAGGCAAGCGTAAATTtcactactccctccatttctaaatataagtcattttagagatttcaatgtgaactacatatggatgtatatatgCATAGTtcagagtgtagattcactcatgtTGCTCCATATGTAGTTTGCATTGGAATCTATACATAGACTTATATTTAGGTACGGACGGAGTAGAAAATTTGCAGAATCCTCGCTGACATAATTTTCCACAACTAAGTTTTCGTGAGGTCGTTATTCTTCAATACTGTGAACATCTAACACCTCCGGATTCTTGGCAGTGACATTTCTCGAACGAATCTATGCATAGCACCATTTTGAATTCAGCTAATCGATCTACAAGTTTCCTATTTTTATTTCCACACAACCAGATAAATGTTGTTTCTTTTGGCAACATTGTTCAGAAAAGGAGAGTGAACACCTGAATTCTAGAATCCTGTCCTTGGAGTATTAGAAGAGAGTTCATGCTCCAGCCATCCAATAATCCAAATGCAAGCAAAGCCATGACAACAGAACCTACCTGATTGTAATGTCATGAAAGAGATAATCAACCCAGTCGAAAACATCACTTAATCATAGCATAATAGAATAAATAGACTACGCTGAAAGAATTGACATGAAAAATTACATCAATGGACGACGGCCTGAGCGCTTGGCTTGAACAGTTCCCGGACTCCATCTCTACGTCGCCTGCCCTCCGAGCCTAGCCACAGCCTTGATGATGGACGGCCACGCTGCGGGTTGGCGTTCTCGTTGCCTTCTCGCCTCCTCCCACGTGAAGACTTTTGGGGTAGTTTATCTGATAAAAGATACCCAAGAAATCCATCAGACGGTAATACAAATCCATTGATTAGCTTAGGGAAGAAGAAGATCGAGGGACTGGGATTGGCGGCGTGTTTCTGAGCGACAACGAAGGAAAGGAATGCGTTCGTGCGTGACTTGCCTCCTCCCTTCATGGCTGGGCTTGTTTATCTGCGTAATACCTTTTTCCTAGCAATCCATATGCAGTATACAAGCACAGGGCATGGGCCTCTGATCGGGCTGGGCTTAGACCGTCGCACTCGCCGCCATGGTCCAGGGCCAGCCCTGAATAAAATActgaaatcactaattaaggagtgcTCATTGCAAAGAACACTCCACTTTCTCAGGTCGCGACAAATGGCGCACATgtagcgcgccacttgtcgcaaccggggagtttttccttttttcgtaGACCCGtctattcaaaacgttttatctcttaaaccgtgcgtccaaatctcgaaccgttttcatcattggattcctcgcgtcgagatcttcaaaactagatcccatttTGATAGGTTACACGAACTTTTTTCATAAAAAACCGGAtgaaaaaaccggacgaaaaaaccgaaccgggagcacggttttttcccTTTCTGAAAGTGGCACGCCCGTGCAACGtgtttttttttgtttccgagaggcacggccatgcctctcgcgaaagcaaaaccgtgactctcgtaaAAAAAAAAAGCGCGTATTTTTTCCCTTTcggagaggcacggccgtgactctcgcgaaagcacaaccgtgcctctcgcggaagcaaaaccgtgactctcgcgaaagaaaaaaacagaaaacgcgttttgtttttccttttctgagaggcacggccgtgactctcgcgaaagcacaaccgtgcctctcgtggaagcaaaatcgtgcctctcgcgaaagaaaaaaaataaaaaaacgcgttttttcgtttccgaaaggcacggccgtgactctcgcgaaaaaaaccgtgactttcgcgaagaaaaaaaagaaaacgcgtttttctcgcgcaaaaaaaaattcaaaatttttttctgatcgaaaagctaagaaagaccgGGAGAAAATCAAAACGTCAAAAAAAACCCAAAAAACCGTttaaaagccgaaaacgcgtgcgaaaaAAATTCGAAGGGAGCGTCCAGaacgcgacacgtggcgaatggttGAGAGCGcaccaagtggcgctgatcgttgtgaggctcccgaaggagcgctcatTAACTAGTTGCTCCCATAAAATACTATATGATACTAATATATAATACTCTCTCCGTTCTTGAATATAAGTCTTTGTAAAGATTCCAttatggaccacatacggatgtatatagacatattttagagtataaattcactcattttgcttcgtatgtagtccatagtgcAATCTTTACAAGACTTGTACTATTTTTCTaggacgcaagcgctcatataaacgcgcatacactcaccccatgaacgcacacacgcacaccctgcCCCTATGAG contains:
- the LOC109751816 gene encoding uncharacterized protein, encoding MTFMMVSGTMVDRWLRSAVQDMKENNLTEVLCPCRKCKGIVWLDPYDDGRVEAHLLMAGFMDGYTRWIIEDEDDDVEDADRAGNDDTGQDEEMIDNGGGEEAGHGGGEGAGHGGGEGAGHGGGENDVDSTQQSSSVLSSIVRDPHVQALLCKETSSERAASREEAKLEQLVVDSNTQLYDGCNPEVTRLSFTLQLLKTKAKNKWTDTSLDEHLKYLKDVLPAGNLCPTSVDEAKKIVCPLDLPHVRYHACINDCIIYQKEHAEKTSCPVCNASRYKKAGKKCPQKVVWYLPITPCLQRYFVDPKEAKLMRWHAERKKPDDGDDPKLRHVKDGSQWRALNNFYRYFECDARNIVLGACTDGMNPFGNQNTNHSTWPVFVWMYNLPPGCA